The following DNA comes from Calditrichota bacterium.
TTGCCTGACGCGAATATCTTCTGGCGCGAGCGCCTGCGTAATGTGTCCTTCTTCGCCAGGGTCAATCATTGAACTCACTGTAGAAAAAGATTCGCCAATGTCGGAAAAGTGGAGAAAAGCGTCTTGCTTCAAACCAATATCGATGAAAGCCGCGCGCATTCCGCGCACGACATTGACGACTTTGCCCAGGTAAATATCCCCCACCATTCTCTCATTGTCTGGCATCTCCACAAAAAGTTCTGCCAGACGACCGTTCTCTAAAATGGCGATTCGTTTCTCTCCGATCGCCGCGTTTATTAGAATCTCTTTATTCATAATTCCCTAAATTTTTTGAGTGATTAATTTTTTTATATTTCCAGCGGAGTTATTTGTTTTTGGTCCAGTTGTATCATCAGCGCTTTTCTGTGCACCCGAGTCAAAGCGATCTTTTCTTCGTCCATGCCAAACATCTCCGCTAAAATCTCCTGCATGCGCGCTGTTTTTGACTCTTGAAAAAGTGTTGTCATTACCAATTTCTGCGAAGCTCTGTCCAAATTGACGGCGTCGACGTAAGGACGAATATCGACTTCCACGACGTCATTTTTTCGTTTCCGCTGCACCACGACGCTCTCGCGCGCGATGAACTTAATGATTTTTTCGTTCAATTGCGATTTGTCAAAAATTCCCGGCAATTTTATTTCATAAATTGCCCGATTGATAACAGCCGCCAGAGAACGCGGTTTTCCGAAAATATTTTTCGCTTTCAAAATTCGTAGTCCTGTCGGAAGCACGCGATTCAAGTGAGTAATGATTTCTTTGCCGCGCTCCTGAAAATATTGAACGTCCAGATATTCTGCCTCGCTGGTAAAACCAATCGCCAGCGGCGGACTGTAAGCAATTTTCGGATGCGGATGAAATCCCTGAGAATAGGCTAATTTAATTCCGGCACGGCGAAAGGCGCGTTCAAAAATTGTCACCAAGTCCAGATGAGAAGTAAACCGAACTTCTTCGCCTTTGGAATAGCGCAAACGAATCAAACGCGCTTCCGGTTGCGCTGTCTCCGTCACTTTTCGCAAAGACCTGCCGTAAAAATTTTTCTTCTCGCGTTCGGGATCATGAGCAACTTTGGGTTCGGTATCAGCGCGATTGCCGCTGATAATCTCCTTGCACGCCGCCGTTGTCATCAGCCCACAGCCGTGGCAGGTCGAAGTGCGGCAGTCGGACGTGGGAGTTCTCTCTAAAGATTTCTGATACTCTTTGACAAGATATTTTTTGGCAACGCCCTTGTCAATGTGATCCCACGGCAGCGCTTCGTCTAAATCGCGCTGGCGCACAAAAATCTGCGGATCGAGCTGATTGGTTTCAAATGCATCCAGCCATGCCTGAAAATTGAAATGATCAGACCAGGCGTCAAATTTCGCGCCGTTTTTCCAGGCATCGAGAATAACCGCCCCCAGACGACGATCGCCGCGTGCCATGACTCCTTCCAGAAATGCGACTTCCGGATCCCGCCAGCTAAATTTAAACATGAAATCAGACAGCCGATCTTTCAGGTAAAAAATCTTTTGCTGCATTTCTTCGATGGAGCTTTGCGCCACCCACTGAAAAGCCGTGCCGGCTTTGGGACAGAACGGCGAAACAGAAATGTTAATATTTTTCCCCCGATAACTCTGGGCGATTTTTCTCACTTGCCGGACAAGTTCAACGATCCCTTCTAAATCCTCCGGTTTTTCTTCTGGCAATCCGATCATGAAATACAACTTGACCGAATTCCACCCATTAGAAAACGCAATTTCCGCCGCTCGCAGCAGGTCTTCGTTGCTATTGGTTTTGTTAATCACATTGCGCAGTTCCGACGTCCCTGCCTCAGGCGCCAGCGTGAGACCGGTCTTGCGAATTTTGCGCCCGAAGCGCGCCATCTCCGGAGTGAAACTTTCCGTGCGCAACGACGGAAACGATACCGTCACCATGTCCGATTCCAGTTTTCGCGACAGTCTCGTGAGCAATGGCAATAGTTGGCTGTAATCAGAAGTCGAAAGCGATGCCAGCGAAATCTCGTCGTAGCCGGTGTTTTTAATGACAGCCTCGATATGCCGCTCCAACTCATCGACGCTGCGCTCGCGCACAGGTCTGTAAATGTAACCTGCGTTGCAGAAACGACACCCCTGGGTACAACCGCGCATGATTTCCACCGAGTAGCGGTCATGCGTCGTCTCGATCAACGGGACCAACGGCTTGGTGGGATAATATTCCGTTTTTAATGCATCGACCATGCGTGCCGTGATTTTTTCCGGCGCCGATATTCCATCTTTCGCTTTTAAGCTTTTGAAAAGAATCCCCTCATATTCCGCTTCGTACAAAGATGGCACATAAATGCCTTCGATTTTTGCCAACTCGGGAAGCAGCGTTTTTCTGGACGTTTTCTCCTTTTTTAAAGCGCGAAATTTTTCCACAAATTCAGCGACAACCTCCTCGCCGTCACCGATAACAAAAGCATCGATAAATTCTGCAATTGGTTCCGGATTAAACGCGCAGGGGCCCCCGGCAATGATGAGTGGATCTGCCTCTGTCCGATCTCGCGCCAGAATCGGAATTTCCGACAAGTCCAGCATATTGAGAATATTGGTAAAATGCAACTCATACTGCAGCGTGAATCCGACAATGTCAAAATCGCGGATGGGTCTCTTTGATTCCAGAGAAAAAAGCGAGAGTGACTTTTTCCGCAACAATTCTTCCATATCGATGCCCGGAGCGTAGACGCGCTCGGCTGCCACATAATCGATCTTATTCAAAAGATGATACAAAATCTCAAAACCGACATGCGACATGGCAATTTCATACATGTCAGGAAAAGCAAGAGCAAAGGTGACATCGACTTTGTCCCATTTTTTTTTGATGACATGGATTTCGTTGCCCGTGTAACGACCGGGTTTATTCACCAG
Coding sequences within:
- a CDS encoding TIGR03960 family B12-binding radical SAM protein; translation: MQDFAQLIENQILPLVNKPGRYTGNEIHVIKKKWDKVDVTFALAFPDMYEIAMSHVGFEILYHLLNKIDYVAAERVYAPGIDMEELLRKKSLSLFSLESKRPIRDFDIVGFTLQYELHFTNILNMLDLSEIPILARDRTEADPLIIAGGPCAFNPEPIAEFIDAFVIGDGEEVVAEFVEKFRALKKEKTSRKTLLPELAKIEGIYVPSLYEAEYEGILFKSLKAKDGISAPEKITARMVDALKTEYYPTKPLVPLIETTHDRYSVEIMRGCTQGCRFCNAGYIYRPVRERSVDELERHIEAVIKNTGYDEISLASLSTSDYSQLLPLLTRLSRKLESDMVTVSFPSLRTESFTPEMARFGRKIRKTGLTLAPEAGTSELRNVINKTNSNEDLLRAAEIAFSNGWNSVKLYFMIGLPEEKPEDLEGIVELVRQVRKIAQSYRGKNINISVSPFCPKAGTAFQWVAQSSIEEMQQKIFYLKDRLSDFMFKFSWRDPEVAFLEGVMARGDRRLGAVILDAWKNGAKFDAWSDHFNFQAWLDAFETNQLDPQIFVRQRDLDEALPWDHIDKGVAKKYLVKEYQKSLERTPTSDCRTSTCHGCGLMTTAACKEIISGNRADTEPKVAHDPEREKKNFYGRSLRKVTETAQPEARLIRLRYSKGEEVRFTSHLDLVTIFERAFRRAGIKLAYSQGFHPHPKIAYSPPLAIGFTSEAEYLDVQYFQERGKEIITHLNRVLPTGLRILKAKNIFGKPRSLAAVINRAIYEIKLPGIFDKSQLNEKIIKFIARESVVVQRKRKNDVVEVDIRPYVDAVNLDRASQKLVMTTLFQESKTARMQEILAEMFGMDEEKIALTRVHRKALMIQLDQKQITPLEI